Within the bacterium genome, the region AAACGAAGTCATATTCAAGAAACGCTCTTCAACACAACACTTGTAAATCCCACACATCATTGAAACACATAACGTATAAACAAAATCATATTAATCGTTTCCTCCCAACAAGGAGAAGGCAGTGGCTCAGAACCTGCAAGAGATAGCCCTGGGGATGATCGAGACCAAGGGGCTGGTCGGGGCCATCGAGGCCGCCGACGCCATGGTCAAGGCCGCCAACGTCAAGCTCATCGGCAAGGAGAAGATCGGCGGGGGCTACGTGACGGTGATGGTGCGGGGCGAGGTCGGCGCGGTCAAGGCCGCCACCGACGCCGGCGCCGCCGCCGCCGCCCGAGTGGG harbors:
- a CDS encoding BMC domain-containing protein is translated as MQEIALGMIETKGLVGAIEAADAMVKAANVKLIGKEKIGGGYVTVMVRGEVGAVKAATDAGAAAAARVGELVSVHVIPRPHENVEMLLPGE